AGCGGCTTCCTGGGTGCTGCTGGCCGAGGCGGTTTATTTTCAGGGACGTTATCAGGAAGCCTACGATCTGCTGCATCCACACCTGGAGCAATTTCCCGAATCTTGGCCCGTGCTTTATGACATGGCCTGTTACGCCTCGTTATTGGAACGTTTTGAAGAGGCAAGGACCTGGCTGGATCGCGCGATCAAACTGGGCGACCCCAATTACGTGAAGAAACGAGCGCAGGAAGACCCGGATTTCGCGCCGCTCTGGAAAGCCACCGGAGGGATATTCGGCTAGCGACCGCTTAAAAACCCGCAGGCCGGTTATTTGGGCGACTCCACCTTCGGCGGTGCGTCGGCAGCCAAAGAAACCGATTGTCCATTAGAACCACCAGCTTGATGCTGCACCACCGCCTCCGCCATGGAATTGACCGAGCGCAACACTTGGCGGGCCGTGTCGGGGTCGGAGATCTTCAACTGGAATTTTTTGTCGAGCGCCACCACCAATTGCAACGCGTCCACGGAATCCAGCCCCAAGCTTTCGGGGCCGAAAAGCGGCTGTTCATCGCCGATTTCGTCGGCGGTCACTTGCAGCATGAGGTTTTCCACCATCATCTGCTTGATTTCCTGTCGCAGTTGTTCCGTCGTTTCCATGATTGCTTTACACTAATTAATGGGGCGAGAGAATCTAATGGAGCGGGCGTCAGCGCAAGCCAAAACTGCTTGGATTTGAATTTTGCCCGCACACCATGGTAAAAATGGCCGTCAAATCGGGCTTTACCCAGGCGGATTTTATCATTAGGCTGCGCCCCGAACTGAGAACTGCTTTGGCCATGTATGCGCATCCGGCACACGATGAAAAACCGCTGGTAATCGGCTTGATTACCGGGCAACTGGTTGTTTCAACTGGCCCGATGCCCGCAAAGACAAACTCAAACCCACCGCTCGCCGCTCATGAGTAACACCCATTTCACCGCCTACACCCAGGAGAAAACGCATGACCTGGATGAAAATGCCCGGCTGGACGCCGTTAAAAAAATTTTAGTGGTGGATGACGACCCCGCTTTCGTCGAGATTCTGCAAGTGTTCCTGGAAAGCTGCGGATACCAAGTGGAATCTGCCTTGGATGGGGTGCTGGGCATCAAGAAAATCATGGTGCATGATTATGCCGTGATCTTATGCGACATGGTGATGCCCAACCTGGCGGGGGATATGTTTTATATGGCCGTCGAACGGGTAAAACCGCATTTGTGCAGACGTTTTGTCTTTATGACCGGATACCAAGGGGATGCCAAAGTGGATGCGTTCATCCGCAGGGTACGCGGATTGGTGGTTTGGAAACCGTTCGAGATGCACATCCTGCTGGAGGCCGTTCAGGCGGCGGAACGCAAAGGGGATCACACCACTTCCTGAATCAACGGCGGCAACGACGGCGGTTCTTCGGCAATCCGAAAAGCGGTCGCCAGCCGGTGCAGGGCGATTTCCGCCTCGCTGGTCTGCGCAGCGTGGACGCGAACCAGAACTTCCCTGGCCGCCACTTTTTGCCCAGGCTTGGCCAGGCGATCCACGCCCACATCCGGGTTGATGATGGAATCCTTGGCCAATCGCCCGCCCCCCAAGTCGCGCACGACCTCACCTACGATGCGCGCATCGACCGCTTGTACATAGCCGGCGTGCGGGGCGGGTAATTCCCGAACCACCGGAGCGGTATGGTCCTGCGATAACTTGCGCTGAAAGGTGTCCAAGTTCGCGCCTTGGGCGGCGATCATCGCCAGCCATTTTTCACGTGGCAGATGGGAATCCAGGCACTCACCAGCCTGACGTCTAGCCTCCACCAGAGTGGGGAACCGCTTGGTAAGCACCAAAAGATGAGCGGCACATTCCAAAACCAGCGCGCGCAAATCCGCTGGCCCCTGGCCGTTTAGGCAATCCATGGTTTCCTTGATTTCCAGCCAGTTGCCAGCAGCGCAACCCAGCGGCGTGTCCATGCGGGTCAGCAGGGCGCGCATGGGGAGGCCGCATTCCTTCGCCAACTGCGACATCCCAGTGGCGAGGGTCCGCGCCTGGTCCAGGGAACTCATGAATGCCGCGCAGCCGAACTTGATGTCCATCACCAGCGCTTGGAGGTTTTCCGCCAGTTTCTTGGACAGAATCGAAGCGGTGATCAACGGGATGGATGGCACAGTGCCCGTGACATCCCGTAGCGCGTAAATTCGTTTGTCGGCGGGCACCATGGTGTCCGTCTGGCCGGCCATGGCGACGCCCAGCGTTTGCACTTGGGCCACAATACGCTCCGGCGGCAATTGCGTAGACAGGCCGGGAATGCTCTCCAATTTGTCCAGCGTGCCGCCGGTGATGCCCAGGCCGCGTCCGGAAATCATGGGTACCCGCAGTTGCATGGCCGCCAGGAGCGGTGCCAGGGGCAAGGACACCTTATCCCCGATGCCGCCGGTGGAATGTTTGTCCACCAGTGGGCGGGCATCCGCCGGAAATCGCAGCACGTCGCCGGAATCCCGCATCGCCAGCGTCAGCGCACGGGTTTCCGCCGGAATCAAACCGCGAAAAAATACGGCCATGAGAAACGTGGCCATCTGGTAATCGGGGATGCGCCCGGCGGTGAAATCCTGAACCAGGCATGCAATCTGCTGATCTTCAAGCACTTGTCCATCGCGCTTGGCCTCCAGCAGTTGAAGGAATGATGCGGTTTGTTTCATGGTAATGTCGCTGGCCTACGTCTTCGCAGAACCGGCGCGGCATGGCAATCATAAAGCGGTGCGATTCGCCATGTCACAAGAAATTATGGGTGGTTGGGTTTGACATCCAAGTTTGCTACGGGCATACTTTAGACATGCAGTCAGAAATAATTTTTGAAGTCACTGAGGCTGAAGAAGGTGGCTATTGCGCTGCGGCGCTGGGTTATGGAATCACCACCCAGGCGGAAAGCCTTGATGAATTGCGTGCGATGGTGCGCGATGCGGTGGAATGTTATTTTGACACCCCGTCCCAAGCCCCTAAAATCATCCGGCTTCATTTTGTCCGAGACGAAGTGCTGGCTCGATGAAAACCCCACGGAATCTAAGCGGGCAGGAGTTGGCAAAAGCGTTGCGAGTACTGGGTTATTTGGTGACCCGTCAAAGCGGTTCTCACCTGCGGGTGACGACCCAAGAGCAGGGCGAGCATCATGAGGTTATTCCAAACCATAGCCCAATAAAAATCGGGACTCTCAAAAGCATTTTACGCAATGTGGCAGCCCACCATCATACCAGTGTTCCAGAATTGCTTAAGGTGCTTGATCTATAGCTACGCGTGCATCCTTATCCCAGCCCTCGTGCCGACGTGGGGATAGGGATAGCAGCAACCCAACTCGACAATGAAGCCAGACCCGGAAAAGCAGGAACAGCCCAGAATGATGGGTAAATATGACTAACCATTTTTCGGCGTTTGATACAGATGCTTTCGCTCGGTTTTCGAGTTGAAGCCCGGCTTTTGACCCGTTA
The Verrucomicrobiota bacterium genome window above contains:
- a CDS encoding tetratricopeptide repeat protein yields the protein MMVEEIKPIEPPDSHYLNAAHGWLGLGNIAEAVNELTGMNPALRAHPHVLETHWEIHKRKKRFDVCLEIGRELTVIAPKQAASWVLLAEAVYFQGRYQEAYDLLHPHLEQFPESWPVLYDMACYASLLERFEEARTWLDRAIKLGDPNYVKKRAQEDPDFAPLWKATGGIFG
- a CDS encoding phosphopantetheine-binding protein, with translation METTEQLRQEIKQMMVENLMLQVTADEIGDEQPLFGPESLGLDSVDALQLVVALDKKFQLKISDPDTARQVLRSVNSMAEAVVQHQAGGSNGQSVSLAADAPPKVESPK
- a CDS encoding response regulator; this translates as MSNTHFTAYTQEKTHDLDENARLDAVKKILVVDDDPAFVEILQVFLESCGYQVESALDGVLGIKKIMVHDYAVILCDMVMPNLAGDMFYMAVERVKPHLCRRFVFMTGYQGDAKVDAFIRRVRGLVVWKPFEMHILLEAVQAAERKGDHTTS
- a CDS encoding thymidine phosphorylase, translated to MKQTASFLQLLEAKRDGQVLEDQQIACLVQDFTAGRIPDYQMATFLMAVFFRGLIPAETRALTLAMRDSGDVLRFPADARPLVDKHSTGGIGDKVSLPLAPLLAAMQLRVPMISGRGLGITGGTLDKLESIPGLSTQLPPERIVAQVQTLGVAMAGQTDTMVPADKRIYALRDVTGTVPSIPLITASILSKKLAENLQALVMDIKFGCAAFMSSLDQARTLATGMSQLAKECGLPMRALLTRMDTPLGCAAGNWLEIKETMDCLNGQGPADLRALVLECAAHLLVLTKRFPTLVEARRQAGECLDSHLPREKWLAMIAAQGANLDTFQRKLSQDHTAPVVRELPAPHAGYVQAVDARIVGEVVRDLGGGRLAKDSIINPDVGVDRLAKPGQKVAAREVLVRVHAAQTSEAEIALHRLATAFRIAEEPPSLPPLIQEVV
- a CDS encoding 2-oxoisovalerate dehydrogenase gives rise to the protein MAIIKRCDSPCHKKLWVVGFDIQVCYGHTLDMQSEIIFEVTEAEEGGYCAAALGYGITTQAESLDELRAMVRDAVECYFDTPSQAPKIIRLHFVRDEVLAR
- a CDS encoding type II toxin-antitoxin system HicA family toxin, coding for MKTPRNLSGQELAKALRVLGYLVTRQSGSHLRVTTQEQGEHHEVIPNHSPIKIGTLKSILRNVAAHHHTSVPELLKVLDL